Proteins from a single region of Pseudomonas sp. 10S4:
- a CDS encoding amino acid ABC transporter permease: MSDFTFWEIVRNLLTGLQWTLALSLVAFIGGGLIGLLIMVMRISKKALPRNFARTYIELFQGTPLLMQLFLVFFGVALAGVEISPWMAAAVALTLFTSAYLAEIWRGCVDSIPNGQWEASSSLALNPLEQLRYVILPQALRIAVAPTVGFSVQVVKGTAVTSIIGFTELTKTGGMLANATFEPFMVYGLVALGYFLLCYPLSLSARYLERRLHASA; this comes from the coding sequence ATGAGCGATTTCACCTTCTGGGAGATCGTGCGCAACCTGCTCACGGGCCTGCAATGGACGCTGGCACTGTCGCTGGTGGCATTTATCGGCGGTGGCTTGATCGGCTTGTTGATCATGGTCATGCGCATTTCGAAAAAAGCCCTGCCGCGCAACTTCGCCCGCACCTACATCGAACTGTTCCAGGGCACGCCGCTGTTGATGCAGTTGTTTCTGGTGTTCTTCGGCGTGGCGTTGGCCGGGGTGGAGATTTCCCCGTGGATGGCGGCGGCGGTGGCGCTGACGCTGTTCACCAGCGCTTACCTGGCGGAGATCTGGCGCGGTTGCGTCGACTCGATACCCAACGGTCAATGGGAAGCTTCGTCGAGCCTGGCGCTCAACCCGCTGGAGCAGTTGCGCTACGTGATCCTGCCGCAAGCCCTGCGCATCGCCGTGGCGCCGACCGTTGGCTTTTCGGTGCAAGTGGTCAAAGGCACCGCCGTCACCTCGATCATCGGTTTCACCGAACTGACCAAGACCGGCGGCATGCTCGCCAACGCGACTTTCGAACCGTTCATGGTCTACGGCCTCGTGGCCCTCGGTTACTTCTTGCTCTGCTACCCCTTGTCCCTCAGTGCGCGCTATCTGGAAAGGAGACTGCATGCCTCTGCTTAG
- a CDS encoding amino acid ABC transporter ATP-binding protein: MPLLRISALHKYYGDHHVLKGIDLSVEEGQVVAIIGRSGSGKSTLLRTLNGLESINDGVIEVDGEYLDAARADLRSLRQKVGVVFQQFNLFPHLSVLGENVMLAPQVVQKVPKAKAKELAKEMLERVGLGEKFDAFPDRLSGGQQQRVAIARALAMSPKVLLCDEITSALDPELVNEVLSVVRQLAKEGMTLIMVTHEMRFAREVGDKLVFMHQGKVHEVGDPKILFANPQTAELANFIGTVEAAS, translated from the coding sequence ATGCCTCTGCTTAGAATTTCGGCCCTGCATAAATATTACGGCGACCACCATGTGCTCAAAGGCATCGACCTGAGCGTCGAGGAAGGCCAGGTGGTGGCGATCATCGGCCGCAGCGGCTCGGGCAAATCCACGTTGCTGCGCACCTTGAATGGCCTGGAGTCGATCAACGACGGCGTGATCGAAGTCGACGGTGAATACCTCGACGCCGCCCGCGCCGATTTGCGCAGCTTGCGGCAGAAAGTCGGCGTGGTGTTCCAGCAGTTCAACCTCTTCCCGCACCTGAGCGTGCTCGGCGAGAACGTGATGCTGGCGCCGCAAGTGGTGCAAAAGGTGCCCAAGGCAAAAGCAAAAGAACTGGCAAAAGAGATGCTGGAACGGGTCGGGCTGGGGGAGAAGTTTGATGCGTTCCCCGATCGTTTGTCCGGCGGTCAGCAGCAGCGCGTGGCGATTGCCCGGGCCTTGGCGATGTCGCCGAAGGTGTTGCTGTGCGACGAGATCACCTCGGCGCTGGACCCGGAGTTGGTCAATGAAGTGCTGAGCGTGGTCCGGCAACTGGCCAAAGAAGGCATGACGCTGATCATGGTCACCCACGAAATGCGCTTCGCCCGGGAGGTTGGGGATAAGTTGGTGTTCATGCATCAGGGCAAGGTGCATGAGGTTGGGGATCCGAAGATTTTGTTCGCGAATCCGCAGACGGCGGAGTTGGCGAATTTCATCGGCACCGTGGAAGCGGCGAGCTAA
- a CDS encoding amino acid ABC transporter permease, which yields MAYQFDFIPVIQNTDLLLRGALFTLELTAIGAVFGVGLGIVGALVRAWNIRPFSAIFGVYVELIRNTPFLVQLFFIFFGLPSLGVQISEWQAAVLAMVINLGAYSTEIIRAGIQAIPRGQLEAAAALAMSRFEAFRHVILLPALGKVWPALSSQIIIVMLGSAVCSQIATEELSFAANFIQSRNFRAFETYALTTLIYLCMALLIRQLLNWIGRRYISRSSAGSSQ from the coding sequence ATGGCTTATCAGTTCGACTTTATTCCGGTGATACAAAACACTGACCTGTTGCTGCGCGGTGCGCTGTTCACCCTTGAACTGACGGCCATCGGCGCGGTGTTCGGCGTCGGTCTGGGCATTGTCGGGGCGCTGGTGCGGGCATGGAACATCCGTCCGTTTTCCGCGATCTTCGGGGTTTACGTCGAGTTGATCCGCAACACGCCGTTCCTGGTGCAATTGTTTTTCATCTTCTTCGGTCTGCCATCGCTGGGTGTGCAGATCTCCGAATGGCAAGCGGCGGTACTGGCGATGGTGATCAACCTCGGTGCCTATTCGACCGAGATCATCCGCGCCGGCATTCAAGCGATCCCACGGGGTCAACTGGAAGCCGCAGCGGCATTGGCGATGAGCCGTTTCGAAGCCTTTCGCCACGTGATCTTGCTGCCGGCACTGGGCAAGGTCTGGCCGGCGCTGAGCAGCCAGATCATCATCGTCATGCTCGGGTCGGCGGTTTGCTCGCAGATCGCCACCGAAGAACTGAGCTTCGCCGCCAACTTCATCCAATCGCGCAACTTCCGCGCCTTTGAAACCTACGCCCTGACCACGCTGATCTACCTGTGCATGGCGCTGCTGATCCGCCAACTGCTGAACTGGATCGGTCGCCGGTATATATCCAGAAGCAGCGCGGGGAGCAGCCAATGA
- a CDS encoding transporter substrate-binding domain-containing protein, translating into MTQRYSALLAALFASLMLSQAPAHADGLEDVVKRGTLKVAVPQDFPPFGSVGPDMKPRGLDIDTAKLLAEQLKVKLELTPVNSTNRIPFLTTGKVDLVISSLGKNPEREKVIDFSSAYAPFYLAVFGPPDAAIKTLDDLKGKTISVTRGAIEDIELTKVAPEGVTIKRFEDNNTTIAAYLAGQVDLIASGNVVMVAISEKNPKRVPALKVKLKDSPVYVGVNKNEPALLDKVNQILATAKTDGSLEKNSQTWLKEPLPADL; encoded by the coding sequence ATGACCCAGCGTTACAGCGCCCTCCTCGCTGCCCTGTTTGCCAGCCTGATGCTGAGCCAGGCACCCGCCCACGCCGACGGTCTGGAGGATGTGGTCAAGCGCGGCACCCTCAAAGTCGCCGTGCCGCAGGACTTCCCGCCGTTCGGCTCGGTCGGCCCGGACATGAAACCGCGAGGTCTGGATATCGACACCGCCAAGCTGCTGGCTGAGCAGCTCAAGGTCAAACTCGAACTGACCCCGGTCAACAGCACCAACCGCATCCCGTTCCTGACCACCGGCAAAGTCGACCTGGTGATTTCCAGCCTCGGCAAAAACCCCGAGCGCGAGAAAGTCATCGACTTCTCCAGCGCCTACGCGCCGTTCTACCTCGCCGTGTTTGGCCCGCCAGACGCCGCTATCAAGACTTTGGACGACCTCAAGGGCAAAACCATCAGCGTCACCCGTGGCGCCATCGAAGACATCGAGCTGACCAAAGTCGCCCCGGAAGGCGTAACCATCAAGCGCTTCGAAGACAACAACACGACCATCGCCGCCTACCTCGCCGGCCAGGTTGACCTGATCGCCAGCGGCAACGTGGTGATGGTGGCGATCAGCGAGAAAAACCCGAAACGCGTGCCGGCGCTGAAAGTGAAACTCAAGGATTCGCCGGTCTACGTCGGCGTGAACAAGAACGAGCCGGCGCTGCTGGACAAGGTCAACCAGATCCTCGCCACGGCCAAAACCGACGGTTCACTGGAGAAAAACTCCCAGACCTGGCTCAAAGAACCGCTGCCGGCCGATCTCTGA